A single Cryomorphaceae bacterium DNA region contains:
- the sucC gene encoding ADP-forming succinate--CoA ligase subunit beta: MNLHEYQGKEILASYGVNIQRGIVASSADEAVEAAKQLSEQTGTSWWVVKAQVHAGGRGKGGGVKLAKSLDEVREHASNIIGMHLVTPQTSAEGKLVNQVLIAEDVYYPGESETSEIYMSILLNRETGRNMVVYSSEGGMDIEQVAEETPDRIYKEEIDPALGLLPFQARRIAFNLGLEGDAFKNMVRFAMSLWKAYSGSDSSLFEINPVLKTSDNKILAVDAKVTLDGNSLFRHKDLAELRDKREEDPTEVEAGEFGLNFVKLDGNVGCMVNGAGLAMATMDIIKQAGGNPANFLDVGGTADAKRVENAFRIILKDDNVEAILVNIFGGIVRCDRVAQGIVDAYRNMDDINVPIIVRLQGTNAEEAKEIIDNSGLEVESAILLQEAADKVKEVLA, translated from the coding sequence ATGAACTTACACGAATATCAAGGTAAAGAGATCCTCGCTTCTTACGGAGTTAACATCCAACGCGGTATCGTCGCATCAAGTGCTGATGAAGCGGTAGAGGCAGCAAAACAGTTGAGCGAACAAACCGGAACCTCTTGGTGGGTAGTAAAAGCTCAAGTTCATGCTGGTGGACGAGGTAAAGGTGGTGGTGTAAAATTGGCCAAAAGCCTTGATGAAGTTCGCGAGCACGCGTCCAACATCATTGGCATGCACTTGGTCACACCACAGACTTCAGCAGAGGGAAAATTGGTCAATCAAGTATTGATTGCTGAGGATGTGTACTATCCGGGAGAGTCAGAGACTTCTGAGATTTACATGTCTATTTTGCTGAACCGTGAAACAGGACGCAACATGGTGGTCTATTCTTCTGAAGGAGGAATGGATATTGAGCAAGTTGCTGAAGAGACTCCGGATCGTATTTATAAAGAAGAAATTGACCCTGCTCTAGGCCTTCTGCCTTTCCAAGCACGTCGTATTGCTTTCAACTTGGGTCTTGAAGGTGATGCGTTTAAAAACATGGTTCGATTTGCCATGTCTCTTTGGAAAGCTTACTCAGGTTCTGATTCAAGCTTGTTTGAAATCAACCCTGTGTTGAAGACTTCGGACAATAAAATTTTGGCCGTAGATGCCAAAGTAACCTTAGATGGCAACTCACTTTTCCGCCACAAAGACTTGGCGGAATTGCGCGACAAGCGAGAAGAAGATCCTACTGAAGTTGAAGCTGGAGAGTTTGGATTGAACTTCGTCAAATTGGATGGAAATGTCGGATGTATGGTAAACGGTGCTGGTTTGGCGATGGCGACTATGGACATCATCAAGCAGGCCGGAGGGAACCCAGCAAACTTCTTGGATGTTGGAGGTACAGCAGATGCTAAGCGTGTAGAAAACGCCTTCCGTATCATTCTTAAAGACGACAACGTAGAGGCAATTTTGGTGAACATCTTCGGTGGAATCGTTCGCTGTGACCGCGTAGCTCAAGGGATTGTGGATGCATATCGCAACATGGATGACATCAATGTTCCGATCATTGTCCGCTTGCAAGGAACCAATGCCGAAGAGGCCAAGGAGATCATTGATAACAGCGGATTGGAAGTAGAATCGGCTATTCTCTTGCAGGAAGCGGCCGATAAAGTGAAAGAAGTTTTGGCCTGA
- a CDS encoding T9SS type A sorting domain-containing protein, which produces MKNLLVTLFFLSALGSAAQTDPQGPNLITLPVTNITSTTATSGGDILSDGGNFIFTRGIVWDLLPDPDVDTNIGMLPSGQGIGQYDITMTGLDPNTQYYVRAFAQDLAAVWYGGNVSFQTATASIGEHNDIWMAVGPNPTSGNVTLRWEAQDRMERVTLFDLYGRVVREADVRGLTELKWDLTSLAAGNYVIYWGNEQVQGVSRLIKE; this is translated from the coding sequence ATGAAAAATCTCCTTGTCACCTTATTCTTTCTCTCGGCGCTTGGATCTGCTGCACAGACTGATCCTCAAGGCCCGAACTTAATTACCCTGCCCGTAACTAATATTACGTCTACCACCGCCACTTCTGGTGGCGATATCCTCAGTGATGGCGGAAACTTCATCTTCACACGAGGAATCGTTTGGGATTTGCTGCCAGACCCGGATGTAGATACCAATATTGGTATGTTGCCGAGCGGTCAGGGAATTGGTCAATACGACATTACCATGACCGGACTCGATCCGAATACACAATACTATGTAAGGGCTTTTGCTCAAGACTTGGCTGCCGTTTGGTATGGCGGAAATGTCAGCTTTCAAACGGCCACCGCGTCAATTGGAGAGCACAACGACATTTGGATGGCCGTTGGACCGAATCCGACAAGCGGTAATGTGACCTTGCGTTGGGAAGCTCAAGACCGGATGGAACGCGTCACACTATTTGATTTATATGGCCGAGTGGTTCGCGAAGCTGATGTGCGTGGATTGACTGAGTTAAAATGGGACCTGACGTCCTTGGCCGCGGGAAATTATGTCATTTACTGGGGTAATGAGCAAGTTCAAGGAGTCTCTCGTTTGATAAAAGAGTAA
- the accC gene encoding acetyl-CoA carboxylase biotin carboxylase subunit, which yields MKKILVANRGEIALRVMRTAKDMGISTVAVYSEADRNAPHVRYADEAVCVGPPPSNQSYLMMDRIIEVCKNLNVDGIHPGYGFLSENAGFARAVTDAGITLIGPSPEAMEVMGDKLSAKAAVKDHDVPMVPGTDEAITDIEAAKHIAEGIGFPILIKASAGGGGKGMRIVEKSEEFVEQMELAVSEATSAFGNGAVFIEKYVAGPRHIEIQIMADTHGNVVYFHERECSIQRRHQKVVEEAPSAILTPEMRQRMGEAACDVARACNYVGAGTVEFLVDEDRNFYFLEMNTRLQVEHPVTEMITGVDLVREQIRVARGEELGYSQADVPLVGHAMEVRVYAENPQNNFLPDIGKLKTYKRPSGPGIRVDDGFEEGMDVPIYYDPMISKLITYGKDRQESIDRMKRAIADYEISGVETTLKFGDFVMNHEAFVSGDFDTHFVKKYFEPEMLDQKAEDEEALAAIVAAALVRHQSQAVQTTKSESTPAGGSAWKRNRLN from the coding sequence ATGAAAAAAATCTTAGTTGCAAATAGGGGAGAAATCGCTTTGCGCGTTATGCGAACAGCGAAGGATATGGGAATATCTACAGTAGCTGTTTATAGTGAAGCGGACCGCAATGCACCTCATGTGCGCTACGCCGATGAAGCTGTTTGTGTCGGACCACCTCCTTCCAATCAGAGTTATCTGATGATGGATCGCATTATTGAAGTTTGCAAGAACCTTAACGTTGACGGCATTCACCCGGGTTATGGATTCCTCTCTGAGAATGCAGGATTTGCTCGGGCTGTAACAGACGCGGGAATTACCCTTATTGGACCGTCTCCAGAAGCCATGGAGGTCATGGGAGATAAGCTCTCGGCCAAAGCTGCGGTCAAGGATCACGATGTACCGATGGTTCCAGGAACGGACGAGGCTATCACCGATATTGAGGCCGCAAAGCACATTGCCGAGGGAATCGGGTTCCCGATTCTGATTAAAGCCTCTGCAGGTGGTGGTGGTAAAGGAATGCGCATCGTTGAGAAAAGCGAGGAATTTGTCGAGCAAATGGAGTTGGCCGTGTCTGAAGCGACCAGCGCTTTTGGTAATGGTGCGGTTTTTATAGAGAAATACGTTGCCGGACCTCGTCACATCGAGATTCAGATTATGGCAGATACCCACGGCAACGTCGTTTATTTCCATGAGCGTGAATGCTCCATTCAGCGTCGTCACCAGAAGGTAGTAGAAGAAGCGCCTTCTGCTATTTTGACTCCTGAGATGCGCCAACGAATGGGAGAAGCCGCTTGTGATGTCGCAAGAGCATGTAATTATGTAGGAGCTGGAACTGTTGAATTCCTGGTAGACGAGGATCGCAACTTCTACTTCCTCGAAATGAATACCCGTCTTCAGGTTGAGCATCCTGTGACGGAAATGATCACGGGCGTTGACCTGGTTCGCGAGCAGATCCGCGTGGCAAGGGGAGAGGAGCTGGGATACAGCCAAGCGGATGTTCCCTTGGTAGGTCATGCTATGGAAGTCCGGGTCTATGCGGAGAATCCGCAGAATAACTTCTTACCGGACATCGGGAAACTCAAGACCTATAAACGTCCGTCTGGCCCCGGAATCCGCGTAGATGATGGGTTCGAAGAAGGAATGGATGTACCCATCTACTACGACCCGATGATCTCCAAGCTGATTACCTATGGAAAGGATCGTCAGGAATCCATTGACCGCATGAAGCGGGCCATTGCTGATTATGAGATTTCCGGAGTGGAGACCACGTTGAAGTTTGGAGACTTTGTGATGAACCACGAAGCTTTTGTGAGTGGTGATTTCGATACTCATTTTGTCAAGAAGTACTTTGAGCCAGAGATGCTGGATCAAAAAGCAGAAGATGAGGAAGCCTTGGCTGCCATCGTGGCTGCTGCCTTAGTTCGCCACCAGAGCCAAGCCGTTCAAACCACGAAAAGCGAATCGACCCCAGCTGGCGGCTCTGCTTGGAAGCGGAATAGACTCAATTAA
- a CDS encoding DUF4294 domain-containing protein — protein sequence MRALFIISLSLLGSASVFGQTDSNKTAPPEGYARIEEILLPEITVTALPDLSKYDDRRDYYILRRKVLKVWPFAKEAAEQYHSVTTALEGEERKRKRKKYAKEVQRYMSENFKDTLKTLTRSEGVILVKLVNRETGRTTHEIIKEYRGGMSAAVWQGMAKLYDNNLKQEYDPVNTRDDIWIENILNRAFEAGIIERPQYPGVEDPL from the coding sequence GTGAGAGCCCTATTCATCATATCATTGTCGCTGCTGGGCAGCGCGAGCGTCTTCGGGCAAACCGACAGCAATAAAACGGCCCCGCCTGAAGGTTATGCGCGTATTGAGGAGATTTTATTGCCTGAGATAACGGTTACGGCATTACCTGATTTAAGCAAGTATGATGACCGTCGGGATTACTATATTCTTCGACGTAAGGTGTTGAAAGTTTGGCCTTTTGCCAAAGAAGCAGCGGAGCAGTACCATTCCGTAACCACGGCTTTAGAGGGTGAGGAGCGCAAGCGGAAACGAAAGAAGTACGCGAAAGAAGTCCAGCGCTATATGTCCGAGAACTTTAAGGATACGCTCAAGACACTCACGCGGTCTGAAGGAGTTATCCTGGTCAAGCTCGTGAACCGGGAGACGGGACGAACCACTCATGAAATCATCAAGGAGTATAGAGGAGGGATGAGTGCGGCTGTATGGCAGGGCATGGCCAAGCTCTATGACAACAACCTCAAACAAGAATACGACCCCGTCAACACTCGAGATGATATTTGGATCGAGAATATCTTAAACAGGGCTTTTGAAGCTGGAATTATCGAAAGGCCCCAATACCCGGGAGTCGAAGATCCCCTCTAG
- the xerD gene encoding site-specific tyrosine recombinase XerD gives MKWTSALTEFEAYLKLEKGLSPLSVSAYRRDVRQLADFHPDRSPLKITLQDLRDFIAEYSKSGRSPRSQARLISSIRSFYGYLIVEDLIEINPAELLEAPKVAPKLPDTLSVEEIDAIIEAVDLSSRQGERNRAILETLYGCGLRVTELINLRLNDLYPKQGYLKVIGKGNKQRLVPLADITYKYIRIYVEEVRVHQKPKKGQENIIFLNNRGTKLSRVMIFKLVKEMTEAAGIRKNVSPHTFRHSFATHMIEGGADLRSVQEMLGHESITTTEIYTHLDQFYLSTALKHHPRS, from the coding sequence ATGAAGTGGACAAGTGCATTGACGGAATTTGAGGCGTATCTAAAGCTGGAAAAAGGACTAAGCCCGCTTTCGGTGAGCGCCTATCGGCGCGATGTCCGACAACTCGCCGACTTTCACCCAGATCGTTCACCGCTCAAAATCACTCTCCAAGATCTCCGGGACTTCATCGCTGAGTACTCGAAAAGTGGGCGATCGCCGCGCAGTCAGGCGCGATTGATCTCCAGTATTCGATCATTTTATGGCTACTTGATCGTAGAAGACCTCATCGAAATAAACCCGGCAGAGCTGCTCGAGGCACCGAAGGTCGCTCCCAAACTTCCCGACACCTTGAGCGTCGAGGAAATTGACGCTATTATTGAGGCTGTGGACTTATCGTCCCGTCAGGGAGAAAGAAACAGAGCAATACTGGAAACCCTTTACGGATGTGGGTTGCGGGTTACGGAATTGATCAATTTACGCTTGAATGACTTGTATCCGAAGCAAGGGTATCTCAAGGTCATTGGAAAGGGAAACAAGCAGCGACTGGTTCCCCTGGCCGATATCACTTATAAGTACATTCGAATCTATGTCGAAGAGGTTCGCGTCCACCAGAAGCCGAAAAAAGGACAGGAAAACATAATTTTCCTCAATAACCGAGGAACAAAACTGTCGCGAGTAATGATCTTCAAGCTGGTCAAGGAAATGACGGAAGCTGCTGGAATTCGAAAAAACGTATCCCCTCATACCTTTCGACATAGCTTTGCGACGCACATGATCGAAGGTGGAGCGGATTTGCGCAGCGTTCAAGAAATGCTCGGACACGAGAGTATTACCACAACGGAAATTTACACGCACCTAGATCAGTTCTACCTCTCAACGGCGCTCAAGCACCATCCGCGCTCCTAG
- a CDS encoding 3-dehydroquinate dehydratase, whose translation MKIRIINGPNLNLLGTRDPEIYGGRSFEDYLSELNERYPHVSFSSFQSNHEGELVDDIQACMGDQDAIIINAGGYTHTSVAIGDALSAVDVAAVEVHISHVYDRETFRHESRLSHGVIGVITGFGLDSYRLAVEALLERQR comes from the coding sequence ATGAAGATACGAATCATCAACGGACCCAATCTCAATCTACTCGGCACAAGAGACCCGGAAATCTACGGCGGTCGAAGCTTTGAAGATTATTTGAGTGAATTGAACGAGCGCTATCCACACGTGAGCTTCAGCTCCTTTCAGTCCAATCATGAAGGGGAACTGGTTGATGATATTCAAGCCTGTATGGGCGATCAAGATGCGATCATCATCAATGCAGGCGGCTATACGCATACCTCGGTGGCTATTGGAGACGCGCTTAGCGCAGTGGACGTTGCAGCCGTTGAAGTTCATATTTCCCACGTGTATGACCGCGAGACCTTTCGACATGAGAGCCGCTTAAGTCACGGAGTAATCGGTGTAATTACGGGATTTGGATTGGATAGCTACCGCCTTGCTGTAGAAGCACTATTGGAGCGTCAACGATAA
- a CDS encoding glycosyltransferase family 2 protein, protein MSCKVAVVILNWNGRALLERFVPSVLEHSNAEGVEVYVADNASSDDSVNYLREHYPEVKIIENAENGGYSKGYNQSLAQIEAEYYVLLNSDIEVTPNWIEPVIELMESDDMISACQPKIKDLNRKEYFEYAGAAGGFIDLFGYPFCRGRLFSTLEKDEGQYDEVTEIFWASGACLFVRANAFREVRGLDENLFAHMEEIDMCWRMKNLGYRIMYCPEAEVFHLGGGTLQSGSPRKTFFNFRNNLFMVFQNMPRERLIWVLFIRMVLDGIGAFKFLLGGQPQHFPAVVRAHIDFYRNLRKLTQRRLRNEVRYQRIKYYNAYRGSIAFAYFLGGHRKFSSLKESRFYR, encoded by the coding sequence TTGTCCTGTAAAGTAGCAGTCGTCATCTTAAATTGGAATGGTCGTGCCCTGTTGGAGCGCTTTGTACCATCTGTTCTAGAGCATTCTAATGCCGAGGGTGTTGAGGTGTACGTAGCCGACAATGCCAGTTCGGACGATTCGGTCAACTACTTGCGCGAGCACTACCCCGAGGTGAAAATCATAGAGAATGCCGAAAACGGTGGTTACTCAAAAGGGTACAACCAAAGTTTAGCCCAAATTGAGGCGGAGTACTATGTGCTGTTAAACAGCGACATAGAAGTAACGCCGAACTGGATTGAGCCCGTCATTGAGCTCATGGAATCCGATGATATGATTTCGGCTTGTCAACCCAAAATCAAAGACTTAAACAGAAAGGAATACTTCGAGTACGCCGGAGCAGCAGGAGGATTTATCGATCTCTTTGGATATCCTTTTTGCAGAGGTCGCTTGTTCAGCACCTTGGAAAAAGACGAAGGGCAATACGATGAAGTAACCGAAATCTTTTGGGCTTCGGGCGCCTGTCTTTTTGTTCGTGCCAATGCCTTCCGGGAGGTTCGTGGTTTAGACGAAAACCTATTCGCTCACATGGAGGAGATCGATATGTGCTGGCGAATGAAGAATCTGGGGTATCGCATCATGTACTGTCCTGAGGCCGAAGTGTTTCACCTCGGCGGAGGCACATTGCAATCCGGAAGCCCTCGTAAAACCTTCTTTAATTTTCGAAACAACCTGTTCATGGTGTTTCAGAACATGCCTAGAGAGCGTTTAATCTGGGTGCTCTTTATTCGTATGGTGCTCGACGGAATCGGGGCATTCAAGTTCTTGCTCGGCGGTCAGCCCCAGCACTTCCCTGCTGTTGTTCGGGCCCACATCGATTTCTATCGAAATCTGCGCAAACTGACGCAGCGCCGCCTTCGGAACGAGGTACGCTATCAGCGCATTAAATACTACAACGCATACAGAGGGAGTATTGCCTTCGCCTACTTCCTCGGCGGACACCGTAAATTCTCTTCTTTGAAGGAGAGCAGATTTTATCGTTGA
- a CDS encoding GWxTD domain-containing protein encodes MKKWLCIATLALFSASFTSGKNIGVFMDYATFTAGGTAPYVEIYFSFVGNSLDWNIGENGQYQSAVDVLISISQGDSVVYLDRYKLSGPNIADTTGTIDNFLDLQRIPMTNGNYNMYVEVSDAHNPESSLSSTIPLKVDYENDQARFSDIQLVERYEKSAAPSVITKSGYDLIPLLPFYSYYYPGEVSEMHFYAELYHMDKKLGADQPYLIQYYLESQATGQMVPRFAGYQKAEASETTPVLRSFNIANLATGKYRLVIEAKDIENNIIAKNVISFDRHNPELELDLEHSELLAVENTFVSRMTNADSLALYIDYLYPISGLLERRLAKEVIGRNDVAEMQRFFYGFWTNKDKYNPEGLWDMYHEQVKFTNKAYSTRIQKGYNTDRGRVHLQYGTPDDRDGRPFEPGAYPYEIWLYYTLEQNQQRNVIFVFMNRDLSTNDFELIHSDAIGELNNPNWQMEIVQRDVANRDMDATQAPDRWGSSLQNNIIIPNR; translated from the coding sequence ATGAAGAAATGGCTTTGCATTGCTACGCTAGCGCTATTCTCAGCAAGCTTTACATCAGGAAAGAACATCGGTGTCTTTATGGATTATGCCACCTTTACAGCAGGTGGAACGGCTCCATATGTTGAAATCTATTTCTCCTTTGTCGGAAATAGTCTCGATTGGAATATTGGAGAAAACGGCCAGTACCAGAGTGCCGTAGATGTGCTGATCTCCATCTCACAAGGGGACTCTGTGGTATACCTGGATCGCTACAAACTATCCGGTCCGAACATTGCCGACACCACCGGCACCATCGACAATTTTCTGGATCTGCAGCGAATTCCCATGACCAACGGGAATTACAACATGTACGTAGAAGTCTCGGATGCACACAATCCCGAAAGTTCTCTGAGCTCGACGATCCCACTGAAAGTGGACTATGAAAATGATCAGGCTCGTTTCAGTGACATTCAACTGGTTGAACGATATGAAAAATCCGCCGCCCCAAGTGTTATTACCAAGAGCGGGTACGATCTGATCCCCCTTCTGCCCTTTTACAGCTACTACTACCCCGGGGAAGTGTCAGAAATGCACTTCTATGCAGAGCTCTACCACATGGACAAAAAACTAGGCGCAGATCAGCCTTATTTGATTCAGTATTACTTGGAGTCTCAAGCCACCGGCCAAATGGTCCCTCGGTTTGCCGGATACCAAAAGGCAGAGGCTTCCGAAACGACTCCGGTTTTGAGGTCGTTTAATATTGCGAATCTGGCCACGGGAAAATATCGTTTGGTCATCGAAGCCAAAGACATCGAAAACAACATCATTGCCAAAAACGTGATCTCCTTTGACCGCCACAACCCTGAACTCGAATTGGATTTGGAGCACAGTGAGTTACTTGCGGTCGAAAACACTTTTGTGAGCCGAATGACGAACGCCGATTCATTGGCCTTGTACATCGATTACCTCTATCCCATCTCTGGATTACTGGAAAGACGTCTGGCTAAGGAAGTTATTGGACGAAACGATGTCGCAGAAATGCAGCGATTCTTCTACGGATTTTGGACCAACAAAGACAAGTACAACCCAGAAGGTCTTTGGGACATGTACCACGAGCAGGTCAAATTCACCAACAAGGCCTACTCTACCCGGATTCAAAAAGGCTACAACACAGATCGAGGACGTGTTCACCTCCAATACGGTACGCCAGACGATCGCGACGGCCGCCCGTTTGAGCCAGGTGCTTATCCGTATGAGATTTGGCTGTACTACACCCTGGAGCAAAACCAACAGCGCAACGTCATTTTCGTCTTTATGAATCGCGATTTGTCGACGAATGATTTTGAGCTGATCCACTCTGATGCCATCGGTGAACTCAACAATCCGAACTGGCAAATGGAAATTGTACAACGGGATGTCGCCAACCGTGATATGGATGCCACTCAAGCACCTGATCGCTGGGGTTCTAGCCTTCAGAACAACATCATTATTCCGAACCGCTAA
- a CDS encoding MBOAT family protein, producing MLFNSIDFAIFLPIVFAVYWLLSKRDLRIQNAWLLISSYVFYGWWDWRFLSLIALSTLVDYTAALRLRRDTASPSKFWLWVSLLVNLGLLGVFKYYGFFLDNLQEAFTFFGREVTFEGIEWVLPVGISFYTFQTLSYTLDVYRGKMEPSRDLVAFAAYVSFFPQLVAGPIERASHLLPQIQKTRSFVYTQASDGVNQILWGLFKKLVIADQSAVYVNYIFEHAHRMNPLQLFAGAVLFAFQIYGDFSGYSDIAIGTARLFGIDLRQNFAFPYFSRDIAEFWRRWHISLSTWFRDYLYIPLGGSRTSTVRVIRNTFIIFVVSGFWHGANWTFIFWGLAHALLFIPLLLFGRNRRHLQVVAQDRLLPRLSDLTRILLTFILVTLAWILFRADSLAEAGAYYGGLLDWTKARGVVDPKDALSILALSGMMILMIVVEWRGRRELHALASWVQRSLWNQQVLRICLVWIIILFMNTGQEDFIYFQF from the coding sequence ATGCTCTTCAATTCCATCGACTTTGCGATCTTTTTGCCGATCGTTTTTGCGGTCTACTGGCTTCTGTCCAAAAGAGACTTACGCATACAGAACGCATGGCTTTTGATTTCGAGCTATGTATTCTACGGATGGTGGGATTGGAGGTTTTTGTCGCTTATTGCTCTGAGCACGCTTGTGGATTATACCGCTGCCTTGCGCCTACGGCGCGATACTGCATCTCCCTCCAAATTCTGGTTGTGGGTCAGTCTTTTGGTCAACCTAGGACTGTTGGGCGTTTTTAAGTACTACGGGTTCTTCTTGGACAATCTGCAAGAGGCGTTCACCTTTTTCGGTCGCGAAGTCACCTTCGAGGGAATCGAATGGGTCTTGCCTGTTGGAATCAGTTTCTACACGTTTCAAACGCTCAGCTATACCTTGGACGTGTACAGGGGTAAGATGGAGCCGAGCCGGGACTTAGTCGCCTTTGCAGCCTATGTCAGTTTTTTTCCTCAGCTCGTGGCTGGTCCCATCGAACGTGCATCTCACTTACTTCCACAGATCCAAAAGACTCGATCCTTTGTCTATACTCAAGCATCGGATGGTGTCAACCAAATCCTATGGGGACTTTTCAAGAAGCTGGTCATCGCAGACCAATCAGCTGTTTACGTCAACTACATTTTTGAACACGCGCATCGCATGAATCCCCTCCAGCTTTTTGCTGGGGCTGTTTTATTTGCTTTTCAGATCTACGGAGATTTTTCCGGGTATTCGGATATAGCCATTGGTACAGCAAGGTTATTCGGCATCGATCTCCGACAAAATTTCGCCTTTCCTTATTTCTCGCGTGACATCGCTGAGTTCTGGAGACGCTGGCACATTTCGCTATCGACTTGGTTTCGCGATTACCTCTATATCCCACTTGGGGGCTCAAGAACCTCCACGGTAAGGGTCATTCGAAACACCTTCATCATTTTTGTGGTAAGCGGCTTTTGGCATGGAGCCAATTGGACCTTTATTTTTTGGGGACTGGCTCATGCCTTACTCTTTATTCCGCTACTTCTTTTTGGACGCAACCGCCGTCACTTGCAGGTGGTTGCCCAAGATCGTCTACTCCCTCGATTATCCGATTTGACCCGTATTCTTTTGACCTTCATCTTGGTCACACTCGCATGGATCTTATTCCGGGCGGATAGCCTTGCCGAGGCGGGTGCCTATTACGGTGGGTTGCTGGATTGGACCAAGGCTAGGGGAGTAGTTGATCCTAAAGACGCTCTTTCGATTTTGGCCTTGAGCGGGATGATGATCTTGATGATCGTTGTGGAATGGCGTGGTCGTCGAGAACTTCACGCCCTTGCTAGTTGGGTTCAGAGGTCTCTTTGGAATCAACAGGTGCTCCGTATTTGCTTAGTCTGGATCATTATTCTATTCATGAATACCGGACAGGAAGACTTCATCTATTTTCAATTCTAG
- a CDS encoding DUF1801 domain-containing protein: MAENKTKPTTQSVEDFLNAVEHPTRKADGLYLYEAMKKVTGLEPRMWGPTIVGYGEYHYKYDSGHEGDSLRIGFSPRKSSLSLYIMPNLDAFPELLEKLGKHKMGRGCLYINKLADVDLEVLEELMIAAYGRMEELYPSK; encoded by the coding sequence ATGGCTGAGAACAAGACAAAACCAACCACACAATCCGTAGAGGATTTCTTGAATGCCGTAGAACACCCAACGCGCAAGGCCGACGGCCTGTACCTCTACGAAGCAATGAAGAAAGTTACTGGACTGGAACCCCGGATGTGGGGCCCCACCATCGTGGGCTACGGCGAGTATCACTACAAGTACGATTCCGGCCATGAGGGTGATTCTCTTCGGATTGGTTTTTCACCGCGGAAATCGAGCCTCTCCCTGTACATCATGCCAAACCTTGATGCCTTCCCAGAACTGTTGGAAAAGCTGGGCAAGCACAAAATGGGTCGGGGCTGTCTGTACATCAATAAACTGGCAGATGTAGACTTAGAAGTGCTGGAGGAGTTAATGATTGCGGCCTACGGCCGGATGGAAGAGCTCTATCCAAGCAAATGA
- a CDS encoding (4Fe-4S)-binding protein, with protein sequence MNNLKKEYQKEDLTISWEPGKCIHSENCWRGLIEVFNPKKKPWINVDGASKDRIMAQIDKCPSGALGYSVTGQAADSSSPSAQVTIAANGPYLVNGPVDLIDASGNTKTETRTVALCRCGHSTNKPYCDGSHKKHDFVG encoded by the coding sequence ATGAACAACCTCAAGAAAGAATATCAAAAAGAAGACCTAACCATTAGCTGGGAACCGGGCAAGTGCATCCACTCCGAAAACTGCTGGAGAGGATTAATCGAGGTATTTAATCCCAAGAAGAAGCCCTGGATCAATGTAGATGGCGCCTCAAAGGACCGAATCATGGCACAAATTGACAAGTGCCCGAGCGGCGCCCTGGGGTACTCTGTGACCGGGCAGGCAGCCGATTCATCGTCTCCATCTGCGCAAGTTACGATTGCGGCCAACGGCCCTTATTTGGTCAATGGGCCCGTGGATTTGATCGATGCATCCGGGAACACCAAAACAGAAACGCGCACAGTTGCTCTATGCCGGTGTGGACATTCGACCAACAAGCCCTATTGCGATGGCTCTCATAAGAAACATGACTTTGTAGGATAA